A genomic region of Pseudomonas sp. KU43P contains the following coding sequences:
- a CDS encoding ATP-dependent DNA ligase, with protein sequence MKAFAALYLRLDATTSSNAKLEALRDYFASAPAEDAAWAVYFLAGGRPRQLVPTRLLRELTTQLAGLPEWLFEESYQAVGDLAETISLVLPTTSQGNDEGLAHWVEVHLLLLRGLPPEAIRQRLPPLWAQLDRPSLMLCLKLITGSFRVGVSKLLVTRALAQLAGLDSKRVAQRLVGYTDIGHRPTADDYQKLVAAESPDEHLQRGGQPYPFFLAHALQAPTEQFDALLGAPSDWQIEWKWDGIRAQVVKRDGQLWIWSRGEELVTDRFPELHSLVQTLPDGVVLDGEILVWKADASNDMLAVQPFALLQQRIGRKTLGKKLLADAPVILQAYDLLEWQGEDWRNRQQHERRQQLQWLVETYPLAPVLLSPLLQGDSWEALAEQREQSRSLGVEGLMLKQREALYGVGRTKDMGLWWKWKIDPFSVDAVLIYAQRGHGRRASLYSDYTFAVWNAPAGTPDRALVPFAKAYSGLSDEEMRKVDAIIRKTTVETFGPVRSVTPTLVFELGFEGIALSKRHKSGIAVRFPRMLRWRLDKPVEEADDLATLQALLA encoded by the coding sequence ATGAAGGCCTTCGCCGCGCTGTACTTGCGCCTGGATGCGACCACCTCCAGCAATGCCAAGCTCGAGGCACTGCGTGACTACTTCGCCAGCGCGCCTGCCGAGGACGCGGCCTGGGCGGTGTATTTCCTGGCCGGAGGCCGGCCTCGGCAATTGGTGCCTACCCGCCTGTTGCGCGAATTGACCACGCAATTGGCCGGGCTACCCGAATGGCTGTTCGAGGAAAGCTATCAAGCGGTGGGCGACCTGGCGGAGACCATTTCCCTGGTGCTGCCGACCACCTCCCAGGGCAACGACGAAGGTCTCGCCCATTGGGTGGAAGTACATCTGCTACTGCTGCGCGGATTGCCGCCAGAGGCCATTCGACAACGGCTTCCGCCTCTGTGGGCCCAGCTCGACCGCCCGAGCCTGATGCTGTGCCTGAAGCTGATCACCGGCAGTTTCCGCGTGGGCGTGTCCAAACTCCTGGTCACTCGGGCCCTGGCACAACTGGCCGGCCTGGACAGCAAGCGCGTGGCACAGCGCCTGGTTGGCTATACCGACATCGGCCACCGCCCCACGGCAGACGACTATCAGAAACTGGTCGCTGCCGAGTCGCCCGATGAACACCTGCAGCGTGGCGGCCAGCCTTACCCGTTCTTCCTCGCACATGCCCTGCAGGCTCCCACCGAGCAGTTCGACGCCTTGCTCGGCGCACCCAGCGACTGGCAGATCGAGTGGAAGTGGGATGGCATCCGCGCCCAGGTGGTCAAGCGCGATGGGCAGCTGTGGATCTGGTCGCGCGGGGAAGAGCTGGTGACCGACCGTTTTCCAGAGCTGCACAGCCTGGTGCAGACCTTGCCGGACGGCGTCGTGCTCGATGGCGAAATCCTGGTCTGGAAGGCGGACGCCAGCAATGACATGCTGGCCGTGCAACCCTTCGCCTTGCTGCAGCAACGGATCGGGCGCAAGACGCTGGGCAAGAAACTGCTCGCCGACGCGCCGGTGATCCTGCAAGCCTACGATTTGCTGGAATGGCAAGGCGAGGACTGGCGTAACCGCCAGCAACATGAACGCCGCCAGCAACTGCAATGGTTGGTCGAAACCTATCCGCTGGCCCCCGTGCTGCTTTCGCCGTTGCTTCAAGGCGACAGCTGGGAAGCACTTGCCGAACAGCGCGAACAGTCGCGCAGCCTGGGCGTCGAAGGGCTGATGCTGAAGCAACGAGAGGCCTTGTACGGCGTGGGCCGGACCAAGGACATGGGCCTCTGGTGGAAGTGGAAGATCGACCCGTTCAGTGTCGATGCCGTGCTGATCTACGCACAGCGCGGCCATGGCCGGCGGGCCAGCCTCTACAGCGACTACACCTTTGCCGTCTGGAACGCGCCCGCCGGCACGCCGGATCGTGCCCTTGTGCCCTTCGCCAAGGCCTATTCAGGGCTCAGCGATGAAGAAATGCGCAAGGTCGATGCAATCATCCGCAAGACCACGGTGGAAACCTTCGGCCCGGTACGCAGCGTGACCCCAACCTTGGTGTTCGAACTTGGCTTCGAAGGCATTGCCTTGTCCAAGCGGCACAAGAGCGGGATTGCCGTGCGTTTTCCGCGCATGCTGCGCTGGCGACTGGACAAGCCGGTGGAGGAAGCCGATGACCTGGCCACCTTGCAGGCGCTGTTGGCCTGA
- a CDS encoding succinylglutamate desuccinylase/aspartoacylase family protein, with protein sequence MHHSTHDLLSPVPGISRQLHSFHFGPRGGAKVYIQASLHADELPGMLVAWHLKRQLAELEQQGRLRREIILVPVANPVGLEQVVLDAPLGRFELQSGENFNRKFVDLSDSIGDQIDGHLTQDPAHNLALIREYLRRGLDAHPAHTPLQSQRLTLQRLACDADLVLDLHCDFEAVEHLYTTPEAWPQVEPLARYLGAQASLLATDSGGQSFDECFSLVWWQLQQRFGKRFPIPLGSVAVTVELRGQADVSHDLAGKDCQAILNYLTHAGVIAGNAAALPPLPRAATPLAAVEPVSAPLGGLLVYHVRPGQQVEAGQLIAEVIDPLSDRVTAVRAAQPGLLYARSVRRMATAGMVIAHVAGEQVLRTGYLLAN encoded by the coding sequence ATGCACCATTCGACCCACGACCTGCTCTCCCCCGTACCCGGCATCAGCCGCCAATTGCACAGCTTCCACTTCGGCCCCCGCGGTGGCGCCAAGGTGTACATCCAGGCCTCGCTGCATGCCGACGAGCTGCCTGGCATGCTGGTTGCCTGGCACCTCAAGCGCCAGCTCGCCGAACTGGAACAGCAAGGCCGCCTGCGCCGGGAAATCATCCTGGTGCCCGTGGCCAACCCGGTAGGCCTGGAACAAGTGGTGCTGGACGCGCCGCTGGGGCGTTTCGAGCTGCAGAGCGGTGAGAACTTCAACCGCAAGTTCGTCGATCTTTCCGACAGCATCGGCGACCAGATCGATGGCCATCTGACCCAAGACCCCGCGCATAACCTTGCATTGATTCGCGAGTACCTGCGCCGCGGCCTCGACGCTCACCCGGCCCATACCCCCCTGCAATCGCAACGCCTGACCTTGCAGCGGCTGGCCTGCGATGCCGACCTGGTGCTGGACCTGCACTGCGACTTCGAAGCCGTCGAACACCTCTACACCACTCCCGAGGCGTGGCCCCAAGTCGAGCCACTGGCTCGCTACCTCGGTGCCCAGGCCAGCTTGCTGGCCACCGACTCCGGCGGTCAGTCATTCGACGAATGTTTCAGCCTGGTCTGGTGGCAACTGCAGCAACGCTTCGGCAAACGCTTCCCGATCCCGCTGGGCAGCGTTGCGGTGACCGTCGAACTGCGCGGCCAGGCGGACGTCAGCCACGACCTGGCGGGCAAAGACTGCCAGGCGATCCTCAATTACCTGACCCATGCCGGCGTCATCGCCGGCAACGCCGCCGCTCTGCCGCCATTGCCACGCGCCGCGACGCCGCTGGCAGCCGTGGAGCCTGTGTCGGCGCCGCTGGGGGGGTTGCTGGTGTATCACGTGCGCCCAGGCCAGCAGGTGGAGGCCGGGCAGCTGATCGCCGAAGTGATCGACCCGCTCAGCGACCGCGTCACCGCCGTGCGCGCCGCCCAGCCAGGGTTGCTCTATGCCCGTAGCGTGCGCCGCATGGCGACCGCCGGCATGGTCATCGCCCATGTCGCCGGCGAACAGGTGTTGCGCACCGGCTACCTACTGGCCAACTGA
- a CDS encoding ligase-associated DNA damage response DEXH box helicase — protein MPASTDLATAWFATRGWKPFAFQRQVWAAVGRGESGLLHASTGAGKTYAVWLAALRAFAEPTPERLPPGLQVLWITPMRALAADTARALQAPLDDLGLNWTVAVRSGDTSSAERARQARRLPSALITTPESLTLLLTRAQAESDFASLRLVVVDEWHELLGNKRGVQLQLALACLRRWRPGLVTWGLSATLGNLPHALDVLLPQGGQLVRGRQDKRLVVDTLLPPAIERFPWAGHMGLKMLDQVADALDASASSLVFTNTRAQAELWYQALLDARPDWAGQIALHHASLARATRDWVELSLKQGALKAVICTSSLDLGVDFLPVERVLQIGSTKGIARLMQRAGRSGHAPGRRSRITLVPTHSLELVEAAAAREALAAGHIEARRSPRLCMDVLVQHLVSMALGAGFRPAELLAEVRDTWAFRDLRDSQWQWALGFVCQGGSSLSAYPDYQRVEAHPDGIWRVASERLARRHRMGIGTIVSDASLQLKYWSKGGGGKHLGSVEEAFIARLRPGDTLVFAGRVLELVRVENMTAYVRRSTARKAAVARWNGGRMPLSSELADALVEQLDAAAHGRYASPEMRAVRPLLALQARWSALPTTQTLLAETLASRQGWHLFLYPFAGRMANLGLASLIAWRVSRQQPLSVSIAVSDYGFELLSPSPVDWASHLPAALSTEHLLDDVLASLNAGEMALRRFREIAQIAGLVFGGYPAAQKSTRQIQASSGLFYEVFRKHDAHNLLLGQARDEVLREELEIERLQRQLQKMGQLQLDLQVLQRPGPLAFALLVEGMRETLSTEKLADRIARMVADLEKAAMRGNGEP, from the coding sequence ATGCCTGCTTCTACCGACCTTGCCACTGCCTGGTTCGCCACGCGCGGCTGGAAGCCCTTCGCCTTCCAGCGGCAGGTCTGGGCAGCCGTCGGTCGAGGCGAATCCGGGCTGCTACATGCCAGCACCGGGGCTGGCAAGACTTACGCCGTCTGGCTTGCCGCCCTGCGCGCCTTTGCCGAGCCGACACCCGAGCGCCTGCCCCCCGGGCTGCAAGTGCTATGGATCACGCCCATGCGCGCGTTGGCGGCCGATACCGCACGTGCCTTGCAAGCCCCGCTGGACGACCTTGGCCTGAACTGGACCGTAGCGGTACGCAGCGGCGATACCAGCAGTGCGGAACGCGCGCGCCAGGCTCGGCGCCTGCCGAGCGCGCTGATCACCACGCCCGAGAGCCTGACCTTGCTGCTGACCCGCGCCCAGGCCGAAAGCGACTTCGCCAGCCTGCGCTTGGTGGTGGTCGATGAATGGCACGAACTGCTTGGCAACAAACGTGGCGTTCAACTGCAACTCGCCCTCGCGTGCCTGCGGCGCTGGCGGCCAGGCCTGGTGACCTGGGGCCTTTCGGCTACGTTGGGCAACCTGCCGCATGCCCTCGACGTGCTGTTGCCCCAAGGCGGCCAACTGGTACGAGGCCGCCAGGACAAACGGCTGGTCGTCGACACCCTGCTGCCACCGGCCATCGAACGCTTCCCCTGGGCCGGGCACATGGGCCTGAAGATGCTCGACCAGGTCGCCGATGCACTCGATGCCAGTGCCAGCAGTTTAGTGTTCACCAACACCCGCGCCCAGGCCGAACTCTGGTACCAGGCCTTGCTCGATGCGCGCCCCGACTGGGCCGGGCAGATCGCCCTGCATCATGCTTCGCTGGCCCGTGCAACGCGCGACTGGGTCGAACTGAGCCTCAAGCAAGGGGCGCTCAAGGCGGTGATCTGTACTTCCAGCCTGGATCTGGGCGTGGACTTTCTGCCGGTAGAGCGGGTGTTGCAGATCGGCTCGACCAAGGGCATCGCTCGGCTCATGCAGAGAGCCGGCCGTTCAGGGCATGCGCCGGGGCGGCGTTCGCGGATCACCCTGGTACCCACCCACAGCCTGGAGCTGGTGGAAGCCGCCGCCGCGCGCGAGGCGCTGGCGGCCGGCCATATCGAGGCGCGCCGCTCGCCACGCCTGTGCATGGATGTACTGGTCCAGCATCTGGTCAGCATGGCACTGGGCGCGGGCTTTCGCCCTGCAGAACTGCTGGCGGAAGTACGCGATACCTGGGCGTTTCGCGACCTGCGCGACAGCCAGTGGCAGTGGGCACTGGGCTTCGTCTGCCAGGGTGGCAGCTCGCTCAGCGCCTACCCCGATTACCAGCGTGTCGAGGCCCACCCCGACGGCATCTGGCGGGTGGCCAGCGAACGCCTGGCACGGCGACACCGCATGGGCATCGGCACCATCGTCAGTGATGCCAGCCTGCAACTCAAGTACTGGAGCAAGGGTGGCGGTGGCAAGCACCTTGGCAGTGTCGAGGAAGCCTTCATAGCCCGCCTGCGCCCAGGCGACACGCTGGTGTTTGCCGGACGCGTGCTGGAGCTGGTTAGGGTCGAGAACATGACCGCCTACGTACGCCGCAGCACGGCTCGCAAGGCCGCCGTGGCGCGTTGGAATGGCGGGCGCATGCCGCTGTCCAGCGAACTGGCCGATGCCTTGGTCGAGCAACTGGATGCCGCTGCCCACGGCCGCTACGCCAGCCCGGAAATGCGCGCGGTGCGCCCACTGCTGGCACTGCAGGCACGCTGGTCGGCCTTGCCTACCACGCAGACACTGCTGGCCGAGACCTTGGCATCTCGGCAGGGCTGGCACCTGTTCCTGTACCCGTTTGCCGGACGCATGGCCAATTTGGGCCTGGCCAGCCTGATCGCCTGGCGAGTCAGCCGGCAGCAACCGCTCTCGGTGTCGATCGCGGTCAGCGACTATGGCTTCGAACTGCTCAGCCCAAGCCCGGTGGACTGGGCCTCCCACCTGCCCGCCGCGCTGTCCACCGAGCATTTGCTGGACGATGTATTGGCCAGTCTCAACGCTGGAGAAATGGCCTTGAGGCGCTTTCGCGAAATTGCCCAGATCGCCGGGCTGGTCTTCGGCGGCTACCCGGCTGCGCAGAAAAGCACCCGCCAGATCCAGGCTTCGAGTGGGTTGTTCTATGAGGTGTTTCGCAAACACGACGCCCACAACCTGCTGCTCGGCCAGGCTCGGGATGAAGTGTTGCGCGAAGAGCTGGAAATCGAGCGTTTGCAACGGCAATTACAGAAGATGG